The nucleotide sequence TGGCGATACCATGTTTGTCAAAGCCGAAATTCAGGATAATTCAATGCTCACTGAAGCTTCACTGGATATCCGCAATGCCGCTGATTCAAGTGTTCATTTCAGGTCGTTTCTGCTTCAGTCGGCCAATGAAATTATCATGGATACTTTTGTTTTCCATGTCAATGATCATTCAAACTTTATCATGACCATTTCTGCTGCAAACACCAGGGGCTTGCAAAGCAAACTGCCGGTATTTATTCATGTAATGCCCTGATTATTTGGGGCCTGCATACTCGTATCCCAGTTGCGAAATGACTTTGCCTACCTTTTCAAGGTCAATATTATTTCCGGTTAGTATGACTGTATTTTTCACAATATCGGCTTCGGCTGAGTCAATGCCTTCTATATTTTTAAGATTATTTTCAACATTTGCCTTGCAATGGTTGCAGGTCATGCCTTTGACAATAACAGTTAATTTATCCATTTTAAATTCATTTTTTTCTGTTCGTTCTTTCGGGGCAGGCAAAGTGTAGAGCCTGTATTTTAAAGCCAATGCATTCAGCGTCAGTAAAGTAAAAACAATACCGCTGGTTATTTGCAGCCAGTTGAAATGTTCATGATGGTGAACATGATGAAAATGTTGCTGAAACAGGCCGCTTCCTCCAAAAAAAATGTTGATGATGCTCCCGAAAAACAAAGCACTGCCGATAATTGAAATAAGATAAAGAATAAGTGTTTTTCGTCCGAGCGATTTCCCCAGTACTGTCAGGGTAGCAGCATTGGTGGCCGGACCTGCCATCAGAAAAACAAGTGCCGCTCCTGGCGATAATCCTTTC is from Sphingobacteriales bacterium and encodes:
- a CDS encoding heavy metal-associated domain-containing protein, which codes for RIFQYAFIEFLQDIAKWLVIGLLLAALISVIVPPDFFEKYIGNQWIEMIVVLMVSVPLYICATGSVPVAAVLMMKGLSPGAALVFLMAGPATNAATLTVLGKSLGRKTLILYLISIIGSALFFGSIINIFFGGSGLFQQHFHHVHHHEHFNWLQITSGIVFTLLTLNALALKYRLYTLPAPKERTEKNEFKMDKLTVIVKGMTCNHCKANVENNLKNIEGIDSAEADIVKNTVILTGNNIDLEKVGKVISQLGYEYAGPK